In Sesamum indicum cultivar Zhongzhi No. 13 linkage group LG8, S_indicum_v1.0, whole genome shotgun sequence, the sequence aGATATCCAgcactaaaacaaaatattgttcAGCTACACCCATCAccataaaaagataaagggTCTATCTTCTGTCATGCGTTTCACAATGTTCTCTTAACAGATTCATCTGTGGTCTTGCATAATATTCATTTGATGCAGTGATAAATCAGGGTTTATTCTTGTAGTTTTCAACACTACTGCGATTAGAAGGAGAATATAAGACTCATCAAATGATAggtaattgattatattattgtagGAGGCACAGGTCCACTAAATGCATATTGAATGTGGTAAAAGAGGTGAGGACTCTTAAGACAATCTGAGAACTTGTTCTATTGGAAGTTAGTGTCCAGTCCAACTGCTAGAAAACTCGTCAATCAATGGAAGAAACCTAGGATCAGTACATTGTCTCTAATTCCAGTTGTTACAGCTCTCAAGTCCCCAAAAACTGACTATGAGAGGACTCCATGTCTTCTCATGTAGACAATTTTTTCCTTAGGTAAGTCATAGGCCTTAAGAGTAATATATACACTAGCCCATGGAATTATTAGAAGAGACAAATCTCTTCATGCATGTCATAAACTCATTTGTGGGGGTCTTGCTAACTCTCAGATGAAGTATATATCAACTCGGAGTTGGGACACTCTTTTATAGATTAGCAGTAAGCAAAACCGTACACTATCAGTTTTACATTGCCACTGGTAAGAATTCCAAACTTGGtcattagtttatttttgCAACCATCCAATTCACATGAAATTATGACGAATATATGGGGAAGTCCACCATGTCAAGTTTGCTGTTTTTAATAATCGTTTAGTTTAGAGGTAACAAGTACAAATCCTGAGATGTTTTCATACACTTGAATACCATTAACCCGGCAATCACATTGACCTACTTTCTAACCATAAAAGCAAGATAGCTGCTAATGTAAAATGCGTAATACAGCATTTGTAATGTTACAGCTGACGTAAAGTAGTGGCAAAATGGCTGTGAACAAGATAGCGACTCAAAGAATCAATACCTGCCCTAGTGCTTGGAGGCAAAGTGCTCGTAAGACTCCTTCAGCAAGGTCTACTGGAAGATTTCTCCTTTAGAACATAAATGGTGGAAAAAAGGGGCAACTGATAGTCAATCCATGGCTCATGGAGATTATTTTGAATGGCAGAAGAGCTCTCAACAAGATACCTGAGTTCACTGGACAACTGTGGGAGAACATGTCGGACAGCACAATCAAGGTAACCAGCTGCCTTCAAGAAAACATCAATAGAGGATCGTCGACTCTCTGTGGGAAAGAATGAAATCTTAGCAGAAGCAATATTTGAAGCATACATTTGGAAAACTCTATGCATCTACCAGAGAAGTTCAAAAGCCCATTATGGAAAAGggcaaaatattatatgttggTTAGTGTTCCGCCCTATTCACATTTGCTTATGCTGTTAACACTGCATCCAGCAGATATGCCATCactttctattttgtttcaaGTAATTTGGTTGAAGTTTAAGCAGGGAAACGTATTCAACAACATGCAGAGTAGTATGCATATGCAGAAATTAAACTAGGTGAGACCAGTTTCTGGGGACTGTTCCGAGCAAGATATTCCTTGTGCTCTTTTtacatatttgtataataacATTAAGCTACAGCTCTATGAAAAGTAATCAACCAATAAAAAGGTACAATGGTTCTGTAAAGTCTGCACCCTATCTAGCTCGTATTCAATCCTTATCTCATACAACCATTAAAGATGATGTAGAActtacattcaatttttatataatacaagCATTAATCTCCAGTGGCTGATACAAAAAGTTTTATAATCGATACCCATCATTAGCACCAAAGATAAAGTAAACTAGAAGGTTTGACTTCCTTATATAGCAATAAGAGTTCCAGATGGAACAACAAACATTGTAATCATGAATACTCTGGccatattaataaataaacatattgGCAGCTTGCATGTTACGTCCTCCAATTAATATCTAATTAGTCCAGGAAACAATCAAATCTCATTCAAAGACTGAATGTTGCTTTAAGGAAACTGTACAATCCAATTGTGATTGGTTATACTATGTATTATTGGCAGATATTACTCTCACAATTGAGTAAAAAAAATCTCCAAATCTCTATAAACAGTGTCAATAGAAATGCTTGGCGCCACTTTACATAAGAATTAAGATGCACCAATGATTGTGTGCATATGTTGAGCTGtttaaaagtatgaaaatcTTATGAGGTTTAGACGATTAGCATGAAGGAGGATCAGATACATGTCGAAACAAATTAACAGCACAAGTTTTATAGCAATATGGTTAGCACGCCTACCTTCTGATACCTTTGGCTGATAACCATCAGTGGATGCTCTCGGAAGAAGCAACAAATTAGCTTGTGATAGTGATAGTGTTGCCATCAAGTGCAAAACAGATAATACTTCATACCAAGCACTATGCATTGTGGTTTCCTGcagatataaaaatgatgattATGAGATAAAAAGAATCCGCTAATTTccaggaaaagaaagaaagttttGGTTGAGAATGTGAAATCATAGGTTGACCTCTGCTTCATCCTCTTGATTGACCCAAACAAACTGTACTTTCTGTTGCAAAGGATTGCCTGCAGAACGCAAACAACTAATGCTCAGAAGTATGAACATCACAAAAAGTTTGAGAACCTTGCTTCATGTTGAACATGCTCACCATCTTTAACCAATCCCAAAAGAACTGGCAAATAGTCTTCGAGGGCCTGAAGAAGATCGCCCAGCGTTGAACCTCCTGCAGGAACAACTGGTGCAACATCAATTTCAGAGAGCATCAAAGACAAAATAACATTTAAGCCATGAAGGAGACCAACCATGTTGAGTAGCTGTCCTCCTTCTCGTTCTTGTAATTGTTGGAGCTTCTTGCCCTGCCATAACTACTATTCTGGTTCTGAGAGCAGAAAGTTGTTCCACTGAGTTTTTATTTAGGTAATCGCCTAATGACTGAGAGAAATCAACAGGCTTAGGGATCCGTAAGCCTGGAACAAACACAGCAACATCTCCAATCCTTGCTGGTCTCCCCTTGTTTCCACCCACGTCCCTGGCAGTCGATACAAGGCATCCCATTTCCTAAAAGTTCTTTAATCTGCCAGCCAAACCAACCACTATAGTTGGAACATGGGATCTTGACTACAATAGGCATGAGATTAAATGAAAAGCATGTAACGGGAATATTGTGAATGACAGATATATACATTCCAGGTACGGCTTCTTGTATATGCCACCAAAAATGTTGGTAGAATTCAGAAGCAATCACAGGAACCTTGAATCTAAGCAGAGGTAGTgccaaaaattcaataaatgcAGACAACAAAAGAAGCAAGCATTTGGCAACCCACGGTTAGTAGCCAGATAATGTCAACTGTGCATTGCTTCACAGAGGAAAACGAGCTTACCAGCGTCCTAATGATCAGAACATAAATAGTTTGGTGAATTTCTCTGATACTTTCtgcatgaaaaaaataagaattgaaCATTTTAATGATACAATAAGGGAACACACGCCAAAAAAAGATGATATCAATGTCACAAGAAAAGCATGAGAATTGCCAAGTGTCTCGTGCTTACTTTTTGATACAAGCGTCACTTAAATGCATTGCTCACTGAACAAATTGATTCGTAATTTTGTGGATTTCCTCATAACATAAGCTTTAGATTGAAGCAACACTATGAGTAAAGGATAGCCAAATACCAGGTTGAGCAAGCAAACAAAGCACACAAGCAACCCCATAAATTTGGTTATAATAAGAACAAATCCAAAACCgcaaaggaaagaaaaacaaagaaagaagcGTACTTGAATTATTGCTAATTAGAACCAAAATCAGTTTAGCTGAATATGAATAAAGCAGAGCCAAGTCAGAATTATGGTACCTGAAGTAAAACAGAGCTGAAATATTCCATCAACAATATACTATTCAAGGggtacaaataaaaaagatttgatCTTTTCAGTTTTTGAAACTGATTCCACTCCGGATTTTGGTCGAAAGTTTTGTGGCAATCAAGAAAACTGAAagcaaatgaaattgaatggGATTGATATGCCACAGAATTCAACAACTTCAATCATTCAGAGAGATGGtgatagaaagagaaaggcGCTGCAGGAGAGGAGAtatctagagagagaaagagagagagagtttgaaGTTCCAATCTTGAGATTGTTGATAAGCAGTCGCAGCAATGAGACAGAGAGCAGGGAAGGAAATGCGAAATGCGCTCACTAGTTTAacttcttgttttaatttgcCTTCACCCAATCAGGCTGAACCAATTCTATCACAAAACAAGTAtagtaatttgaaattaattatttttttaagattataaattaatcatataataagtataatatatttattatataattaattcaaatttaatcaaattaggTTCAAACAAGAATTTTCCTTTAACTGGAACTTGCAAGAAAAATACAGCTTCATTATGGTAATATGATATATAGGCTAAATTACAATCTCAACCCCCAAATCAGGTCTAAAcacacaaattttttcaatcatatcaaaaattataaatacatcttttgaaatcataattataattacaattatactgTCTTACTCTCCCGTACTTAAACATAGAAGTTTAAACAAACACtccttaaatatattacactaacacccttGAAAAGAGGTATacctataattttacaaaagcatagggtgtttgtgtatttgGACTTAGAATTCACTGATTTAAGTAAGAGAAAAAGGGGGAAGGAAAGTGAAAGGGCGATGGCGATGTTTTGTATAATTGGagagaaataaatcaaatatttctcCTTATTTGGTAcgagtaaaaaaaattgagaagaaaatactaatttttataattttattaattaatcctttctctttattttttattagaaaataaacaagttaatattacactaagataatttttagtacataaaaaaatttagaaatctCCTATACTATACTTGGTTGTCCAagtacattaaatttttttaattatttttatttaattatataaataaactaaatattgatgaattttgattaatatagacatttatttattaaataaaaaatcaaaaaatttatatataattacacaaaacgTGGAGGGGATGCAGTGTTTCTTAACAATAAATGAGATATGTGGCATAAGtctaaaatgaaaatgtgaaagcaataattaaatagttgTGTGTGCTTGAATCATAGTTTATTTTCCTATGTAATAAAAAGAACTAAGGGTGGAGAGCTATGACAGTCTCAATCACTACTTGGAATTATTCAACATTAACAAATCTATTTCAAATCTCTCCATATTATAACTAAATAGATTTTTAAATACTGCATTAGTGCTTCATATTATTCACTAATCACTCCACTCTTTGTTTGTCTGTCTGTGGTGTGCTGTGGAGTTTTATTGgggtgaaaaataatttttatagagAGGAAAGCgactttttcttcttgtcattgacatttattttatataaaagggatcattataatatcattatttaatatttggtCTAATTACACGTAAAAATCTAAGGTTGCATTTGAgaggatttgaaatccatgAATCTAATCCTTCGTAACAAATTCTTTGGAcatgtttggataattttaaatctaaaaGATTTCAGatccttcaattttaaattaagttttgatgaatatggatggattttaaattccTTTCAAATGcagttatttgaaattatttttccaaattcttctttcaaatccaaattcatCACTCCAAATACACCCTAAGTGATTTGGAGGATAATATTTAGTGTCCCTGACGATTGTTTCaatataacaaatagatctctctattactcaaaattcatccgattttactaatattagcaaaaaaataaaaatttcatatttactttcaattgacttattactgaccaGGTCAAATAAGATCAATCATatggatttttattcatttttttttttttgtaatttcaacaATTTCGATGAAGTTTGATTACCGAGTAGATATgtttgttagatagaaacgAAACATTCGTACTCGCACAACTGACGGGTGTAATGCACTCTCCATATATTATTGACGGaaaggggtttttttttttttaatggtatGGTTTAATACAAGCAagttttcaactaattttgcATAATACATGGGGGTTTTAAGAAATTAACCCTAAAAACAAACgtcaaaatattagatttaatttttcaaatcacacgagatatatgtgtaattatattaaattttaagggaCAACGAAGAAATTATCTCtatataaaacttaaaatatttatatatttttatatgatacttttttttggtcaattaaaatacttcttttattaattacattaaaaatatggTTAAAAAGGTCCAAACGATAAAGTTGGAGAGAAggcagaaaaaataatatatttggagaAAAAGCATAATGTAACATAGGATTTAAAAAAGgcaaattcagtaaatatTAGCGAACGAGAGATCTATTTAGACGgaaataaatatcaagaataGTAAATATGAttgaatgtatatatgttattataccaaatcttaaGAGAATAATAGGTTTTTGTTATACAATAGGGGCTGAGGCTGTTTGTTTTTCTATGACTGATTGGGGAAGATTACGCGCCCACGTGAAAAGGGGTAAAATCCCATTAATTATTCCCCAAGAGAAATTTATGGGTGCTGCGATCATGGGATTATCCAATTAAGCTACAAATTAGAGCGCATAAATAAGGCAAGAAAGCCATATATCCGCACTTACTCAATTCTACCTGGGGAGGAGATCTTACATAAAGGAGCGAAGAGGCTCCTAGCCGGGTAATGTTCACTTTTTACTCTCTATACACCGAATTACTCATATCCTTCTCAGGCTAAAAAAtactgacttgagcgtcggagagCCTTCGTCGGGAAACCTCCCGACTGGCTTAACCCGATTTCTGTGTTCTCAGGGATTGTCTCGAAGCTCGAATCGGGGATCGAAGTCACTTATCGCGACCTGACCTCGACGAGAAGTCTTTTGACAATTCATTTGGTGCCGTCTGTGGGAAACGAAATGGTTTTGGAGAACATGGAAGGCGAATCAGGCAGAAATATCCTGGGATTGGATACAACGATGGGGACAACAGATCCCATCATTCAGCTGACGAAGATGGAGCTACAGCAACTGATGGAAGAAGCCGGAAGGAAAGCTATCGTGGCATACGAACGAAGGACCACCACACCCGTTGAAAGAGGTGGTCCACGGAGGAAACTATTCGAGGAAAGAGAACCAGAAAAGACACTGGGAACGTGCAGAAAGGATCAGAACAAACGCCTACCCTCGGAGGTGGGTTCTAGTAGTCGAGAGAAGAGCCAAGTTAGGGGACCTGCGATATCGCGTGCAGAGGTCGAAAGTGTATCGAAGCAGATCGTCAAACTGGGGAGACAAATTGACGAACTAAAAAAAAGGGGAGAGATCGTATCTCAACATAGAAACTCGCCGTTCTGCAACCAGATTTTAATAGAGACTGTACCACCAAACTTCAGGATGCCAGACCTCACCAAATATGATGGAACAAAAGATCCGTTAGAACATTTAGCTGCGTTTGATATGGTGATGAACCTTTACGGACAACCAGGCCCAATTAAtgctaaattatttgttaccACTCTGACAGGTAAAGCTCAGGAATGGTTCGTCACTCTACCACCAGGGAGCATCGAGTCACACGAGCAGCTCACGCAGAAATTTGCTTTCCACTTTGCTAGCAAACGGAAGCAGAAAAGATCTGCTACCCACCTATTCACCATCAGACAACAAGACAATGAAGCACTGAAAAGTTTCATGGGACGCTTCAACAATGGGACGCTAGAAGTACCTGATTTGAGAATCGACATGATGGTAAGCATCCTGATCCATGGACTGAAGAAGGGAGCATTTGCATCTGCATTAGCGCGCGACCCCCCGTCGGACATCGAGCAACTCATGAACATGGCCCAAAAGTACatagatgaagaagaaatgaatgccctgaaggatggcGAATGGAGATCCGACGAAGGGAGAGGTCGCAGGATTTATGATAAGGAGGAGCGACGATCGAGGCACGAACGGAACAGAGAACAATACCAGCGTAAATACCAGAAATATACCCCCCTCAACACGACGAGGGCGAAGGCACTGCTTATGCTGGAAAGGAAAGATGTGCTCAGATGGCCGAAACCCACAAGGGCAACCCCAGCTAGAAAAAATTCACACAAGTATTGCAGATTCCACAGGGAGCGAGGCCATGATACTGACGAATGTTACCAACTCAAAGACGAAATAGAGCGTCTCATTCGCCAGGGATACTTCAAGGACCTGATAGCAAGAAATTATCAGGATGGAAATCGCAAAAGCAGATCGCGGAGCCGAGAAAGGCGAGCAGGAAACGGCATAAGTGCAGGACATAATGCTCGCGAAAACGCCCCTGTAAAAGGGGTTATTCACTCAATAGCCGGACCTGACGAAGGACACTCAAAGCGAGCAAGGAAGAAGATCGAGCGAAGGATGTCTGTGGTCACCGATCGGCAGATCATGAACGTATCACCAGAAGTAGACATTACCTTCGGGGCCCAAGACTTGAAAGAAAAGGTGGGA encodes:
- the LOC105168519 gene encoding uncharacterized protein LOC105168519 isoform X1, which translates into the protein MGCLVSTARDVGGNKGRPARIGDVAVFVPGLRIPKPVDFSQSLGDYLNKNSVEQLSALRTRIVVMAGQEAPTITRTRRRTATQHVVPAGGSTLGDLLQALEDYLPVLLGLVKDGNPLQQKVQFVWVNQEDEAEETTMHSAWYEVLSVLHLMATLSLSQANLLLLPRASTDGYQPKVSEESRRSSIDVFLKAAGYLDCAVRHVLPQLSSELRRNLPVDLAEGVLRALCLQALGQGVDIQLGLAIDSTKATLAVKRRLACEMVKYWQQAQDNIKNLPLTNGWGEKHRLFLNWKYIEAKAAAYYYHGLILDEGNTEKSRGMAVAALQAADEYLKESKKACEAFNSSVPVSRNQPLWGTMKYLSEKIPKDTSSKVQINRDLYSHEKIMERAPALPDFALALKPDEYQLPLVDASWNEEAINGQFNQEQA
- the LOC105168519 gene encoding uncharacterized protein LOC105168519 isoform X2, translating into MGCLVSTARDVGGNKGRPARIGDVAVFVPGLRIPKPVDFSQSLGDYLNKNSVEQLSALRTRIVVMAGQEAPTITRTRRRTATQHGGSTLGDLLQALEDYLPVLLGLVKDGNPLQQKVQFVWVNQEDEAEETTMHSAWYEVLSVLHLMATLSLSQANLLLLPRASTDGYQPKVSEESRRSSIDVFLKAAGYLDCAVRHVLPQLSSELRRNLPVDLAEGVLRALCLQALGQGVDIQLGLAIDSTKATLAVKRRLACEMVKYWQQAQDNIKNLPLTNGWGEKHRLFLNWKYIEAKAAAYYYHGLILDEGNTEKSRGMAVAALQAADEYLKESKKACEAFNSSVPVSRNQPLWGTMKYLSEKIPKDTSSKVQINRDLYSHEKIMERAPALPDFALALKPDEYQLPLVDASWNEEAINGQFNQEQA
- the LOC105168519 gene encoding uncharacterized protein LOC105168519 isoform X3, which encodes MGCLVSTARDVGGNKGRPARIGDVAVFVPGLRIPKPVDFSQSLGDYLNKNSVEQLSALRTRIVVMAGQEAPTITRTRRRTATQHVVPAGGSTLGDLLQALEDYLPVLLGLVKDGNPLQQKVQFVWVNQEDEAEETTMHSAWYEVLSVLHLMATLSLSQANLLLLPRASTDGYQPKVSEESRRSSIDVFLKAAGYLDCAVRHVLPQLSSELRRNLPVDLAEGVLRALCLQALGQGVDIQLGLAIDSTKATLAVKRRLACEMVKYWQQAQDNIKNLPLTNGWGEKHRLFLNWKYIEAKAAAYYYHGLILDEGNTEKSRGMAVAALQAADEYLKESKKACEAFNSSVPVSRNQPLWGTMKYLSEKIPKDTSSKVQINRDLYSHEKWKFLQV
- the LOC105168519 gene encoding uncharacterized protein LOC105168519 isoform X4 encodes the protein MGCLVSTARDVGGNKGRPARIGDVAVFVPGLRIPKPVDFSQSLGDYLNKNSVEQLSALRTRIVVMAGQEAPTITRTRRRTATQHVVPAGGSTLGDLLQALEDYLPVLLGLVKDGNPLQQKVQFVWVNQEDEAEETTMHSAWYEVLSVLHLMATLSLSQANLLLLPRASTDGYQPKVSEESRRSSIDVFLKAAGYLDCAVRHVLPQLSSELRRNLPVDLAEGVLRALCLQALGQGVDIQLGLAIDSTKATLAVKRRLACEMVKYWQQAQDNIKNLPLTNGWGEKHRLFLNWKYIEAKAAAYYYHGLILDEGNTEKSRGMAVAALQAADEYLKESKKACEAFNSSVPVSRNQPLWGTMKYLSEKIPKDTSSKVQINRDLYSHEKLL